In a genomic window of Blastocatellia bacterium:
- a CDS encoding toll/interleukin-1 receptor domain-containing protein has protein sequence MFEHDLFISYTHIDNETFDGSEEGWIDLLHKRLAIRLAQLLGDPARIWRDPKLQGNDYFGDTLLDKLAQVASIISILSPRYMKSEWCQRELREFYRQAVANGGVRFDDKSRIFKVIKTPIPRDEHPPELQPLLGYEFFAVDQATNRFREFSHETGPNRDKRYWDKLEDLAQDIKELIERLRDPQTPAVQPSGKTVYLAETTSDLIADRDRIRRELELNGHRVLPDRPLPLDQRLRDEVNDYLAASQLAVHLVGANYGIVPEGESKSIVELQQELGAARCGAAGFSQIVWMPQGLDSADERQQKFISALSNHWNLPAGAVLLQLKLEDLKTFIGEKLDPPPPPPEPRKAATGNGHLSPALVYLICDQPDYEAIRPLEDYLFERGFELFSMAEDADPSMHRQYLQECDAVLTYCGNTTDGWLQMKRMDLLKLSSDQRAKPMLAKGFYLGGPQTRGKERFKTQDGIVIRNFGAFSPASLAPFIEEIERAREARQ, from the coding sequence GTGTTCGAGCACGATCTCTTCATCAGCTACACACATATCGATAATGAAACTTTCGATGGCTCGGAGGAAGGATGGATCGACCTTCTTCACAAGAGGCTGGCGATCAGGCTGGCGCAGCTTCTCGGCGACCCGGCGAGAATCTGGCGCGACCCCAAGCTCCAGGGTAACGATTATTTCGGCGACACCTTGCTTGATAAACTTGCCCAAGTTGCCTCTATCATCAGCATTCTCTCGCCGCGTTACATGAAGTCGGAATGGTGCCAGAGAGAGCTGCGGGAGTTTTACCGGCAAGCGGTGGCCAACGGCGGCGTCCGCTTTGATGATAAGTCGAGAATCTTTAAGGTCATTAAGACGCCCATCCCCCGCGATGAGCACCCGCCGGAGTTACAGCCCTTGTTGGGCTACGAATTCTTCGCGGTGGATCAGGCGACCAACCGCTTCCGCGAGTTCAGCCACGAGACCGGCCCGAACCGTGATAAGCGCTACTGGGACAAGCTTGAAGACCTGGCGCAAGACATCAAAGAATTGATCGAACGCCTGCGCGACCCGCAGACGCCCGCCGTCCAACCTTCCGGCAAAACCGTCTACCTCGCCGAGACGACCTCTGACCTCATCGCCGACCGCGACCGCATTCGGCGCGAGTTAGAGCTCAACGGGCATCGCGTTTTGCCTGACCGACCACTGCCGCTCGATCAACGGCTGCGCGACGAGGTGAACGACTATCTTGCCGCCAGCCAGCTCGCCGTGCATCTGGTCGGCGCCAACTATGGCATTGTTCCCGAAGGCGAGTCCAAATCGATTGTCGAGCTTCAGCAGGAGCTGGGTGCGGCGCGCTGCGGTGCGGCAGGTTTCTCGCAAATCGTCTGGATGCCGCAGGGGCTTGATTCCGCCGACGAGCGCCAGCAAAAATTTATCAGCGCCTTGTCGAACCACTGGAACCTGCCCGCCGGGGCCGTGCTTTTGCAACTCAAGCTCGAAGACCTGAAAACCTTCATCGGCGAGAAGCTCGACCCGCCGCCGCCGCCGCCCGAACCGCGGAAAGCCGCCACAGGCAATGGCCACCTCTCTCCGGCGCTGGTCTACCTCATCTGCGATCAGCCGGATTATGAAGCCATCAGGCCGCTCGAAGACTACCTCTTCGAGCGCGGCTTCGAGCTGTTCTCGATGGCCGAGGATGCCGATCCGAGCATGCATAGGCAATACTTGCAGGAATGCGATGCCGTATTGACTTATTGTGGCAACACCACAGATGGCTGGCTACAGATGAAGCGCATGGACTTGCTCAAGCTGTCGAGCGACCAACGCGCCAAGCCCATGCTCGCCAAAGGCTTCTACCTGGGCGGGCCGCAGACCCGCGGCAAGGAGCGCTTCAAAACCCAGGACGGCATCGTCATCCGCAACTTCGGCGCCTTCTCGCCGGCGTCGTTGGCCCCGTTCATCGAGGAGATTGAACGGGCGAGGGAGGCCCGGCAATGA
- a CDS encoding 5'-deoxyadenosine deaminase has translation MSDSLLIKNATVVTMDAGNRTLAGDVLIEGTRIAAVGASLTARADETVDARGRVLLPGLVQTHVHLCQTLFRGAADDLALIDWLKKRIWPMEAAHTPESLYASARLGIAEMIRGGTTTALTMETVNHTEAVFRAVEETGFRATVGKCMMDKGDDVPAALHEETEASIAESLRLLERWHGQADGRIRYCFAPRFAVSCTRGLLEQVARLARERGVIVHTHASENRDEIALVERETGLRNIDYLNAVGLAGPHAVLAHCVHLSDGEMAVLKQTGAHVAHCPSSNLKLGSGLARVAEMKAQGISVTLGADGAPCNNRLDMFTEMRTAALLQKALHGPEALPALTVLRMATTDGARALGLADEIGSIEAGKRADLILLNLDRPHTTPRPDVVSTIVYAAQSSDVEMVWIDGRRVLDGGRLTTMDEREVIQSAQAEAARLASVVGQ, from the coding sequence ATGAGCGATTCACTGTTAATCAAAAATGCGACCGTCGTGACGATGGATGCCGGCAACCGCACCCTTGCGGGTGACGTGCTGATCGAAGGCACCCGCATCGCGGCGGTCGGCGCGTCGCTGACGGCCCGCGCCGACGAGACCGTTGACGCGCGCGGTCGCGTGCTGTTGCCGGGACTGGTGCAGACGCACGTTCATCTCTGCCAGACGTTGTTTCGCGGCGCGGCAGACGACCTCGCCTTGATTGACTGGTTAAAGAAGCGCATCTGGCCGATGGAAGCGGCGCACACGCCCGAATCGCTCTATGCCTCGGCGCGGCTCGGCATCGCCGAGATGATCCGCGGCGGCACGACCACAGCGCTGACGATGGAGACGGTCAATCATACCGAAGCGGTCTTCCGCGCCGTCGAAGAGACAGGCTTTCGCGCCACCGTCGGCAAGTGCATGATGGACAAAGGCGACGACGTTCCCGCCGCGCTGCACGAAGAAACAGAGGCTTCGATTGCTGAATCGCTCCGCTTGCTGGAGCGCTGGCATGGCCAAGCCGACGGGCGCATCCGTTACTGCTTCGCGCCACGTTTCGCCGTCAGTTGCACGCGCGGCTTGCTCGAACAGGTGGCGCGGCTGGCGCGTGAGCGCGGCGTCATCGTTCACACCCACGCTTCCGAAAACCGCGATGAGATTGCCCTGGTCGAGCGCGAAACCGGCTTGCGTAATATTGACTACTTAAACGCGGTGGGCCTAGCCGGGCCACACGCGGTGCTGGCGCACTGCGTTCATTTGAGCGACGGCGAGATGGCCGTTCTCAAGCAGACCGGCGCGCATGTCGCGCACTGCCCATCGTCAAATCTCAAGCTCGGATCGGGCCTGGCGCGTGTGGCCGAGATGAAAGCGCAAGGCATCTCGGTGACGCTAGGGGCCGATGGCGCGCCGTGCAACAACCGGCTGGATATGTTCACAGAGATGCGGACGGCGGCTTTGCTGCAAAAAGCCCTGCACGGCCCGGAAGCCTTGCCGGCGCTCACGGTCTTGCGCATGGCGACGACGGACGGGGCGCGGGCGCTGGGGTTGGCCGATGAGATCGGCAGCATCGAAGCGGGCAAGCGCGCCGACTTGATTTTGTTGAATCTCGACCGCCCGCACACGACGCCGCGGCCTGACGTAGTTTCAACAATTGTCTACGCGGCGCAATCGAGCGACGTGGAGATGGTATGGATTGACGGTCGCCGCGTCCTGGACGGAGGCCGATTGACGACGATGGACGAGCGCGAAGTGATCCAGAGCGCGCAAGCCGAAGCCGCACGACTCGCTTCGGTTGTCGGACAGTAA
- a CDS encoding GH25 family lysozyme, with protein MSSTTRLSGIDVSYYQETVNWQSVKAAGNAFAFARATYGSSKVDSKFSTNWPAMKAAGIIRGAYHFYVSANDPAAQANLFLQTVGHLESNDLPPVLDVEAGGGTTNLVNGVQQWLDIVEQGLGRTPMIYTGPSFWNDNMTSGFGRYPLWVAEYGVSTPKKVNGWSTWAFWQYSQSGSVAGMNPVDLDYFNGSLDDLLALIGATASGPSTPLLPESSEANTPPAQTAPPPAASTQTYTVKSGDTLGSIASRYDTTVDAICEANDIDNPNMIQVGQVLVIPA; from the coding sequence ATGTCGTCAACAACCCGGTTAAGCGGTATAGACGTTTCTTATTATCAAGAGACGGTGAACTGGCAGAGTGTGAAAGCGGCGGGCAACGCGTTCGCTTTTGCCAGGGCAACCTACGGCAGCTCGAAGGTAGACTCGAAGTTCAGCACCAACTGGCCGGCAATGAAAGCGGCAGGAATCATTCGCGGGGCGTACCACTTCTACGTTTCGGCAAATGACCCGGCGGCGCAGGCGAACCTTTTCCTCCAGACCGTCGGCCATCTGGAAAGTAATGATCTGCCGCCCGTCCTGGATGTCGAAGCCGGGGGCGGCACAACCAATCTCGTCAATGGCGTTCAGCAGTGGCTCGACATCGTTGAGCAGGGGTTGGGGCGCACGCCGATGATCTACACAGGCCCTTCCTTCTGGAATGACAATATGACCAGCGGCTTCGGCAGATACCCGCTGTGGGTCGCGGAGTACGGCGTCTCGACGCCGAAGAAGGTCAACGGCTGGAGCACCTGGGCTTTCTGGCAGTATTCTCAATCCGGGTCAGTGGCGGGGATGAATCCCGTAGACCTCGACTACTTCAACGGCTCGCTCGATGACCTGCTGGCTTTGATCGGGGCGACGGCCAGTGGCCCGTCCACCCCGCTCCTTCCAGAGTCATCGGAAGCGAACACGCCGCCCGCGCAAACAGCGCCGCCGCCAGCGGCCAGCACACAGACTTACACTGTGAAATCGGGCGATACGCTCGGCTCGATTGCCAGTCGCTATGACACGACGGTCGATGCCATCTGCGAAGCCAACGATATCGATAACCCGAATATGATTCAGGTGGGACAGGTTTTAGTCATCCCGGCGTGA
- a CDS encoding DNA translocase FtsK — translation MAEDEGKQKLRDGLKAVRGELEEILRALSMDASDAGDDGRETLAAPASTDAPPNFFAEITQGEQAPDEEVYRKVLRIITSLGYASTLVLQHRLEISYRQASSIVAALERDGMVAPAHGFRPHKTLPPAYQLLESLEPNLGEQRKH, via the coding sequence ATGGCTGAAGATGAGGGCAAACAAAAACTGCGTGATGGGCTGAAAGCGGTGCGCGGCGAGCTGGAAGAGATTCTGCGCGCGCTTTCCATGGATGCCAGCGATGCCGGCGATGACGGGCGCGAAACGCTCGCCGCGCCGGCTTCAACTGATGCGCCGCCGAACTTCTTTGCCGAGATCACGCAGGGCGAGCAGGCACCCGACGAAGAGGTCTACCGCAAGGTGCTGCGCATCATCACCAGCCTGGGTTATGCCTCGACGCTGGTCTTGCAACATCGCCTGGAGATCAGTTACCGCCAGGCGTCGAGCATCGTCGCGGCGCTCGAACGCGATGGCATGGTCGCCCCGGCGCACGGCTTCCGCCCGCATAAGACACTGCCTCCCGCCTATCAGCTCCTCGAATCGCTCGAACCCAACCTCGGCGAGCAGCGCAAACATTAA
- a CDS encoding PilZ domain-containing protein — protein sequence MKSSGALRPSGDLKAARPKAGSTAKLISAHYLEIGYLLERLDQAVTYYQLLGVDRSASEDEIVQAYHDAIAVLHPTYHKVRAAVPDEMLMQVDTAFDKLSKAFLVLTNPRLRADYDAALGHRKAAPLPVETIKPKKRTSGSLRRASGSLKRDRAEQERPAKRHSAPLAIKVPTPQVLFTRPATEAAAVVNRRRAERFNLSVPIFVKGYDRQGNRWQEVTKTINVSRLGVALRLQARLCHGAVVHVTLPLPTKLRSHGFSEPGYNMYAIVRRVEPADGGTRVVGLEFIGNQPPAGYLHKPWSAFRTQPWNGPDRRREPRVERAERVLVEYLDEARALLGREVAVTENISLGGARVRVRQAPEDFEMVRVTSGNQDFSSLALVRNRFTARGGEERLCLQFMEARWPLE from the coding sequence ATGAAAAGCTCCGGCGCGCTGCGCCCATCGGGCGACTTAAAGGCCGCGAGGCCGAAGGCGGGCAGCACCGCCAAGCTGATTAGCGCTCACTATCTGGAAATCGGCTACTTGCTCGAACGCCTCGACCAGGCCGTGACCTATTATCAACTGCTCGGCGTTGACCGCTCGGCGTCCGAAGACGAGATCGTCCAGGCTTACCACGACGCCATCGCCGTGCTCCACCCGACGTATCACAAAGTCCGCGCCGCCGTCCCTGACGAAATGCTGATGCAGGTCGACACGGCCTTCGACAAACTGTCGAAAGCCTTTCTGGTGCTGACCAACCCGCGCCTGCGCGCCGACTACGACGCGGCGCTCGGACACCGCAAAGCCGCGCCGCTGCCTGTCGAAACCATCAAGCCGAAGAAACGCACATCGGGCAGCCTCAGGCGCGCATCGGGCAGCCTGAAGCGTGACCGCGCCGAGCAAGAGCGCCCGGCGAAGCGTCACAGCGCGCCGCTTGCCATCAAAGTGCCGACGCCGCAGGTTCTCTTCACGCGGCCCGCCACCGAAGCGGCAGCCGTGGTCAACCGCCGCCGCGCCGAGCGCTTCAACCTCTCGGTGCCCATCTTTGTCAAAGGCTACGACCGCCAGGGCAATCGCTGGCAGGAGGTCACCAAAACCATCAACGTCAGCCGTCTGGGCGTCGCCCTGCGCTTGCAAGCTCGCCTCTGTCATGGGGCTGTCGTCCACGTCACGTTGCCGCTGCCGACCAAGCTGCGCAGTCATGGCTTCAGCGAGCCGGGGTACAACATGTATGCCATCGTGCGGCGCGTCGAGCCGGCAGACGGCGGGACACGGGTTGTCGGCCTTGAGTTCATCGGCAACCAGCCGCCCGCTGGTTATTTGCACAAGCCCTGGTCGGCCTTCCGCACGCAACCGTGGAATGGCCCCGACCGCCGCCGCGAACCTCGTGTCGAGCGCGCCGAGCGCGTCCTTGTAGAATACCTCGACGAGGCAAGAGCGTTGCTCGGGCGCGAAGTCGCGGTCACCGAAAATATCAGTCTGGGCGGCGCGCGCGTGCGTGTCAGGCAGGCCCCTGAGGACTTCGAGATGGTGCGCGTGACCAGCGGCAATCAGGATTTCAGCAGCCTCGCCCTGGTGCGTAATCGCTTCACCGCCAGGGGCGGCGAGGAGCGCCTGTGCCTGCAATTCATGGAAGCCCGATGGCCGCTTGAGTGA
- a CDS encoding TMEM165/GDT1 family protein encodes MVYLLLATYGTIFMAELAGDKSIYTISSLTLRFRSLYVFCGFTAAFMIKTLVAVLLGQFIADLPRSLVVVTSTATFFATALVIWFKKSEGEPARREKENYFSRAALISFAAILFSEWGDVGQVMAASLTARYQVPLVVWIGATLALITKGLLALALGRGIRQRIPLSILRPVSASICLVLGVLSAIGLVL; translated from the coding sequence ATGGTTTACCTGCTCCTGGCCACCTACGGCACGATCTTCATGGCCGAGTTAGCGGGCGACAAGAGTATCTATACGATCAGCTCTCTGACGCTGCGTTTCCGCTCGCTGTATGTCTTCTGCGGGTTCACCGCGGCTTTCATGATCAAGACGCTGGTGGCCGTGCTGCTGGGGCAGTTCATCGCCGATCTGCCGAGGTCGCTCGTGGTCGTCACCAGCACCGCTACCTTCTTCGCCACCGCGCTCGTCATCTGGTTCAAGAAGAGTGAGGGCGAGCCGGCACGGCGCGAGAAGGAGAACTATTTTTCGCGGGCCGCGCTGATTAGCTTCGCCGCCATCCTGTTTTCAGAGTGGGGTGACGTCGGGCAGGTGATGGCGGCCTCGCTGACGGCCCGCTACCAGGTGCCGCTGGTCGTCTGGATCGGCGCCACCCTGGCGTTGATCACCAAGGGCCTGCTCGCCCTCGCCTTAGGCCGCGGGATTCGCCAGCGCATCCCGCTGTCGATTCTGCGCCCGGTGTCGGCGAGCATTTGCCTGGTCCTGGGCGTGCTTTCGGCAATCGGGCTTGTGCTTTAA